A stretch of Cicer arietinum cultivar CDC Frontier isolate Library 1 chromosome 5, Cicar.CDCFrontier_v2.0, whole genome shotgun sequence DNA encodes these proteins:
- the LOC113786659 gene encoding uncharacterized protein has product MPSKGNPSQIVKDLSSPSLVRRELEELVSKKHLDSKNLSLLTDFLVKHPSVLLRDTSLSNRYKGYAYNCLAELLKFLLTNSVLDVLGSSQNEFVQLLQDVRRCAFDKDWLDGVEKRALTSSEAVLESIIQKEAEILETKAALSAPLGY; this is encoded by the exons ATGCCTTCTAAAG GGAACCCTTCTCAAATAGTGAAAGATTTAAGTTCCCCTTCTCTTGTCAGACGGGAGCTTGAGGAACTGGTCTCCAAGAAGCATTTGGATTCCAAGAACTTGTCTTTGTTGACTGACTTTCTTGTTAAGCATCCTTCAGTTCTTTTAAGGGACACTTCACTTAGTAACCGATACAAGGGTTATGCATACAATTGCCTAGCTGAGCTATTGAAATTCCTCCTAACCAATAGCGTGTTGGATGTGTTAGGCTCAAGCCAAAATGAATTTGTTCAGTTATTACAAGATGTGCGCAGATGTGCTTTTGATAAGGATTGGTTGGATGGTGTCGAAAAGCGTGCTTTGACCTCATCTGAAGCTGTTTTGGAGAGTATCATTCAAAAGGAGGCAGAAATTTTAGAAACTAAGGCTGCTTTAAGTGCCCCTCTTGGCTATTAG